In Lycium ferocissimum isolate CSIRO_LF1 chromosome 11, AGI_CSIRO_Lferr_CH_V1, whole genome shotgun sequence, a single genomic region encodes these proteins:
- the LOC132038673 gene encoding scarecrow-like protein 21, which produces MRPSQNPEDMNKLNMFYNQPGEDQESVSLPSINNPNNSQSFYADLGQRTQFSALKPDQICYVDSSNGNSSEFVSDICPSEMHHSPDDTYHSSGNSSCFTSDVTDLKHKLRELENAMLGPDLESLESYNTTPSAAANQISSESDKLVEMLTACAKAIEENNLITAEWLMSELRSVVSVCGSPIQRLGAYMLEGLVARLASSGSSIYKALRCKEPTSVELFSYMHLLYEICPYFKFGYLSANGAIVDAMKDENSIHIIDFQIAQGSQWITLIHALAARPGGPPRICITGIDDSTSAYARGGGIEIVGQRLSSVAASCNVPFEFHPVAASCSDVEIEHLKVRRGEPLAVNFALVLHHMPDESVGTQNHRDRLLRMVKSLSPKIVTLVEQESNTNTAQFFPRFLETLNYYLSVFESIDVALPRDHKQRINVEQHCLAREIVNILACEGAERVERHELLERWRSRFFMAGFKPYPLSSSVNATIKNLLDNYYKSYTLDERNGALYLGWMNRDLVASCAWK; this is translated from the exons ATGAGGCCTTCTCAAAACCCTGAGGATATGAATAAGCTCAACATGTTCTATAACCAGCCCGGAGAGGATCAAGAATCAGTTTCCCTGCCTTCCATTAACAATCCAAACAACAGCCAATCGTTCTATGCTGATCTTGGTCAGCGGACACAGTTCTCTGCCTTAAAACCCGATCAAATCTGCTATGTTGACTCATCCAATGGAAATTCTAGTGAATTTGTTTCTGATATATGTCCTTCAGAAATGCATCATTCTCCTGATGATACGTATCACTCTTCAGGTAACAGTTCGTGTTTCACTAGTGATGTTACTGACCTGAAGCACAAATTAAGGGAACTTGAAAATGCCATGCTGGGGCCCGATTTAGAAAGCTTGGAATCATATAATACTACACCATCGGCTGCAGCCAATCAAATTTCATCGGAGTCGGAtaaattggttgaaatgctaaCTGCTTGTGCTAAAGCAATAGAGGAGAATAATTTGATAACAGCTGAATGGTTAATGTCGGAACTACGCTCGGTGGTATCAGTTTGTGGGTCCCCAATACAACGTTTAGGAGCCTATATGCTGGAAGGTTTAGTTGCAAGATTGGCCTCCTCGGGTAGCTCCATCTACAAGGCCTTGAGGTGCAAAGAGCCTACTAGCGTTGAGTTATTCTCGTACATGCACTTGCTTTATGAAATCTGCCCGTACTTCAAGTTTGGATATTTGTCAGCAAATGGTGCAATTGTTGATGCCATGAAAGATGAGAACTCGATTCATATAATCGATTTCCAGATCGCCCAGGGTAGCCAGTGGATCACATTAATCCATGCTCTTGCAGCCCGGCCTGGTGGACCCCCACGAATCTGCATCACAG GGATTGATGATTCCACATCGGCTTACGCCAGAGGAGGAGGGATAGAAATTGTCGGTCAGAGGTTATCGAGTGTTGCTGCATCTTGCAATGTACCTTTCGAATTTCATCCCGTGGCTGCTTCTTGTTCCGACGTTGAGATTGAGCATCTTAAGGTTCGGCGGGGGGAACCGTTGGCTGTGAATTTTGCACTCGTCCTGCACCATATGCCCGATGAGAGCGTGGGCACTCAAAATCACAGAGACCGGCTTCTAAGGATGGTTAAAAGTTTATCTCCCAAGATTGTGACCTTAGTCGAGCAAGAGTCCAACACTAATACAGCTCAGTTCTTTCCAAGGTTTTTGGAGACATTGAACTACTACCTATCCGTATTCGAATCGATAGATGTGGCTCTACCTAGGGACCATAAACAACGAATCAACGTCGAGCAACATTGCTTGGCCCGGGAAATTGTGAACATATTAGCATGTGAAGGGGCAGAAAGAGTGGAGCGTCATGAGCTTCTTGAAAGGTGGAGGTCACGCTTTTTTATGGCTGGGTTTAAACCGTATCCGTTAAGCTCTTCAGTAAATGCTACTATCAAGAACTTACTGGATAATTATTACAAGAGTTATACGCTTGACGAGAGAAATGGCGCTCTTTATCTTGGCTGGATGAATCGAGATTTAGTTGCCTCTTGTGCTTGGAAATAG